In the genome of Pseudomonas sp. P5_109, one region contains:
- the urtE gene encoding urea ABC transporter ATP-binding subunit UrtE, translating into MLQVEKLHQYYGGSHILRGLTFDVKVGEVTCLLGRNGVGKTTLLKCLMGLLPAKEGAVNWEGKPITTFKPHQRVHAGIAYVPQGREIFGRLTVEENLLMGLSRFPGSEAKVVPAFIYELFPVLLQMKQRRGGDLSGGQQQQLAIGRALASRPRLLILDEPTEGIQPSVIKEIGAVIKKLAARGDMAILLVEQFYDFAAELADQYLVMSRGEIVQQGRGENMEAEGVRGLVTI; encoded by the coding sequence ATGCTGCAAGTCGAAAAACTGCACCAGTACTACGGCGGTAGCCACATCCTGCGCGGCCTGACGTTTGACGTGAAGGTCGGCGAAGTCACCTGCCTGCTCGGCCGCAACGGCGTGGGCAAGACCACCCTGCTCAAATGCCTTATGGGCCTGTTGCCGGCCAAGGAAGGCGCGGTGAACTGGGAAGGCAAACCGATCACCACGTTCAAGCCGCACCAACGCGTGCATGCCGGCATCGCCTACGTGCCGCAAGGCCGGGAAATCTTCGGCCGCCTGACCGTGGAAGAAAACCTGCTGATGGGACTTTCACGTTTCCCGGGCAGCGAAGCCAAGGTAGTGCCGGCGTTCATCTACGAATTGTTCCCGGTGCTGCTACAAATGAAACAGCGGCGCGGCGGCGATCTGTCCGGTGGCCAGCAACAGCAATTGGCGATTGGCCGAGCGCTGGCCAGCCGCCCTCGCCTGTTGATCCTCGACGAGCCCACCGAAGGCATCCAGCCGTCGGTGATCAAAGAGATCGGCGCCGTGATCAAGAAGCTCGCGGCCCGGGGCGATATGGCGATTTTACTGGTGGAGCAGTTCTACGACTTCGCCGCCGAACTGGCCGATCAATACCTGGTGATGTCCCGGGGCGAGATCGTGCAACAGGGCCGCGGTGAAAACATGGAAGCCGAGGGTGTGCGCGGGTTGGTCACGATCTGA
- a CDS encoding GNAT family N-acetyltransferase — translation MNAAQLRRVNVESFAHYRQGLIDLLLDAVGYGASVGFMADLDATQAHAYFDEVQDNLNKGNVLLWVVVKDEQVQASVQLGLCQKANGLNRAEVQKLLVREHARRRGLGQQLMSSLEAAALQYKRGMLFLDTEAGSPAEDFYQSLGYTRAGEIPDYACDPSGRYKPTALYYKILQGAH, via the coding sequence ATGAACGCCGCTCAACTGCGACGCGTCAACGTTGAAAGCTTTGCGCATTATCGCCAGGGCCTGATCGACCTGCTGCTCGATGCCGTCGGCTACGGCGCCAGTGTCGGCTTCATGGCTGACCTTGATGCGACTCAGGCCCACGCCTATTTCGATGAGGTCCAGGACAACCTCAACAAGGGCAACGTGCTGCTGTGGGTGGTGGTCAAGGACGAGCAGGTGCAGGCCAGCGTGCAACTGGGCCTGTGCCAGAAAGCCAACGGCCTGAACCGCGCCGAAGTGCAGAAACTGCTGGTGCGTGAACATGCGCGGCGGCGCGGCCTGGGCCAGCAACTGATGAGCTCCCTGGAGGCGGCCGCCCTGCAGTACAAGCGCGGCATGCTCTTCCTCGACACCGAGGCCGGCTCGCCCGCCGAAGATTTCTATCAATCGCTGGGCTATACCCGCGCCGGTGAAATCCCCGACTACGCCTGCGACCCGAGCGGCCGCTACAAGCCGACCGCCCTCTACTACAAGATCCTCCAGGGAGCCCACTGA
- a CDS encoding urease subunit gamma, with the protein MDLTPREKDKLLIFTAGLVAERRLARGVKLNYPEAMAYISAALLEGARDGQTVADLMHLGTTLLTREQVMEGIPEMIPEIQVEATFPDGTKLVTVHQPIA; encoded by the coding sequence ATGGACCTGACCCCACGCGAAAAAGACAAGCTGCTGATCTTCACCGCCGGCCTGGTGGCCGAGCGGCGTTTGGCTCGCGGCGTGAAACTCAACTACCCGGAGGCCATGGCCTACATCTCCGCGGCACTGCTCGAGGGCGCCCGCGATGGCCAGACCGTGGCCGACCTGATGCACTTGGGCACCACCCTGCTGACCCGCGAACAGGTGATGGAAGGCATCCCGGAAATGATCCCGGAAATCCAGGTCGAGGCCACCTTTCCCGACGGCACCAAACTGGTCACCGTCCACCAACCCATCGCCTGA
- a CDS encoding urease subunit beta, whose protein sequence is MIPGEYQIEPGEIELNVGRRTISLKVANSGDRPIQVGSHYHFFETNDALTFDRAASRGMRLNIPAGTAVRFEPGQSREVELVDLAGHRRVFGFAGRIMGDL, encoded by the coding sequence ATGATTCCCGGTGAATACCAGATCGAACCCGGCGAAATCGAGCTCAACGTCGGCCGGCGCACGATCAGCCTGAAGGTGGCCAATAGCGGCGACCGGCCGATCCAGGTCGGTTCGCACTACCACTTTTTCGAAACCAACGACGCGCTGACATTTGACCGCGCCGCCAGTCGTGGCATGCGCCTGAACATCCCTGCCGGAACGGCCGTGCGCTTCGAACCGGGGCAGAGCCGCGAGGTGGAGTTGGTGGATTTGGCGGGGCATCGTCGGGTGTTCGGGTTTGCCGGCAGGATTATGGGTGACCTCTGA
- a CDS encoding DUF4329 domain-containing protein, translating into MTTDTDRENARELLGQLEKQSHEQPPTTAPVLPPVSQPFICADDAANWFHQHERVTDRESGSLILQRPDGKFVATTPIQDETNTFDFERLLSYDRVTRTISHPAGYLCVGKCHSHPDISEWIAKNYRTFNEGQVKLLNSLPSLPDLHTAFNQRDFFKHSYVSGPAGSLVAYSINPPDSPYSPIYLMGPPPEDRVRRIAAIGQIRVLDPGTVWGGFRGRITSEWIPFQPAIPGPPTLQPFYTSVFEDPASALNDALRRVPAIAEHQRVGFILKRHDREEYIATLPLHRPDGLLAIEQVFPAIPDGFLLPDNQALAGMYLGPERLATPLPEKEADLYQQFFSPQSLVFGVLQARESGLVDTALGYSVFLQTPDGALLKYHSTFSEAEAWVIKTEGAMGANIDKLLLGGHLSAKDFVLSVAVTGVLTVENSSPLWDVGGVVGSGWLPYAGTSRITSDPE; encoded by the coding sequence ATGACTACCGATACAGATCGTGAAAATGCACGCGAATTGCTTGGGCAACTTGAAAAACAATCGCATGAGCAACCACCGACGACTGCGCCGGTGTTGCCACCCGTTAGCCAACCCTTTATTTGCGCAGACGATGCTGCGAATTGGTTTCACCAGCATGAGCGCGTGACTGACAGAGAGAGCGGTTCACTGATTTTGCAGCGCCCGGATGGCAAGTTTGTCGCGACTACCCCCATACAGGATGAGACGAACACTTTTGATTTTGAGCGTTTGCTTTCTTACGACCGAGTTACCCGAACGATCAGTCATCCAGCGGGATATCTTTGCGTGGGCAAATGCCATAGCCACCCGGACATTTCCGAGTGGATTGCCAAGAATTACCGCACCTTCAACGAGGGACAGGTCAAACTGTTAAATTCGCTCCCTTCGTTACCCGATCTCCATACTGCGTTCAATCAGAGAGATTTCTTTAAACACAGTTATGTTTCAGGTCCAGCTGGTTCTCTGGTGGCTTACTCCATCAATCCGCCGGACTCACCCTATAGCCCCATATACCTTATGGGGCCGCCCCCCGAAGATCGGGTCAGGAGGATTGCGGCCATCGGCCAGATACGTGTCCTTGATCCAGGCACGGTCTGGGGTGGGTTTCGCGGCCGCATCACTTCTGAATGGATTCCCTTCCAACCGGCCATACCCGGACCTCCCACTCTCCAACCGTTCTATACGTCGGTTTTTGAAGACCCGGCCTCTGCGTTGAACGATGCCTTGCGTCGTGTGCCAGCGATAGCGGAACACCAGCGCGTAGGGTTTATTCTCAAACGCCACGACCGTGAGGAATACATCGCGACATTGCCGCTCCACCGACCTGATGGACTGTTGGCAATCGAGCAGGTATTTCCTGCCATTCCAGACGGTTTTCTGTTGCCAGACAATCAGGCGTTGGCAGGTATGTATCTGGGGCCAGAGCGGTTGGCGACGCCACTACCGGAAAAAGAGGCTGACCTGTATCAGCAGTTTTTCTCACCCCAGTCATTGGTTTTCGGCGTTCTGCAGGCTCGGGAATCAGGGTTGGTGGACACCGCCTTGGGTTATTCGGTGTTCCTCCAGACCCCGGATGGTGCATTGCTGAAGTACCACAGCACGTTTTCTGAAGCCGAAGCCTGGGTTATCAAGACCGAAGGGGCGATGGGCGCCAACATCGATAAGCTCTTGCTGGGTGGACATCTGAGCGCTAAGGATTTTGTCTTGAGTGTTGCCGTAACGGGCGTGCTGACGGTCGAAAACAGCAGCCCGCTCTGGGATGTTGGCGGCGTTGTGGGTTCTGGATGGCTGCCCTATGCAGGGACAAGCCGCATCACCTCGGACCCTGAATGA
- the ureC gene encoding urease subunit alpha has product MKISRQAYADMFGPTVGDKVRLADTELWIEVEQDFTTYGEEVKFGGGKVIRDGQGQSQLLAAEVVDTLITNALIIDHWGIVKADVGLKDGRIAAIGKAGNPDIQPNVTIAIGASTEVIAGEGMILTAGGIDTHIHFICPQQIEEALMSGVTTMIGGGTGPATGTNATTCTSGPWHLARMLQAADAFPMNIGLTGKGNASLPEPLIEQVKAGAIGLKLHEDWGTTPASIDNCLSVADRFDVQVAIHTDTLNESGFVETTLAAFKGRTIHTYHTEGAGGGHAPDIIKACGFANVLPSSTNPTRPFTRNTIDEHLDMLMVCHHLDPSIAEDVAFAESRIRRETIAAEDILHDLGAFSMISSDSQAMGRVGEVITRTWQTADKMKKQRGPLPGDGAGNDNFRAKRYIAKYTINPAITHGISHEVGSVEVGKWADLVLWRPAFFGVKPTLILKGGAIAASLMGDANASIPTPQPVHYRPMFASFGGSLHATSMTFISQAAQDAGLPEALGLKKKIAVAKGCRDVQKTDLIHNDYLPKIDVDPQTYQVKADGVLLWCEPADTLPMAQRYFLF; this is encoded by the coding sequence ATGAAGATTTCCCGTCAAGCCTACGCCGACATGTTCGGCCCCACCGTCGGTGACAAGGTGCGCCTGGCCGATACCGAGTTGTGGATCGAAGTGGAACAGGACTTCACCACCTACGGCGAAGAAGTGAAGTTCGGTGGCGGTAAAGTCATCCGTGACGGCCAGGGGCAGAGTCAGTTGCTGGCCGCCGAGGTGGTCGACACCCTGATCACCAATGCGCTGATCATCGACCACTGGGGTATCGTCAAGGCCGACGTCGGTCTCAAGGATGGGCGTATCGCCGCCATCGGCAAGGCCGGCAACCCGGACATCCAGCCCAACGTCACCATCGCCATCGGCGCCAGCACCGAAGTCATCGCGGGCGAAGGCATGATCCTCACCGCCGGTGGCATCGACACGCACATCCACTTCATCTGCCCGCAGCAGATCGAAGAGGCATTGATGAGCGGCGTCACCACCATGATCGGCGGCGGCACCGGACCGGCCACCGGCACCAATGCGACCACCTGCACCTCGGGGCCGTGGCACCTGGCGCGCATGCTTCAGGCTGCCGATGCGTTTCCGATGAACATCGGCCTCACCGGCAAGGGTAACGCCAGCCTGCCGGAACCGTTGATCGAACAGGTCAAGGCCGGTGCCATCGGCCTCAAGCTCCACGAAGACTGGGGCACCACCCCGGCAAGCATCGACAACTGCCTGAGCGTGGCCGACCGGTTCGACGTGCAGGTGGCGATCCACACCGACACCCTCAACGAATCCGGTTTCGTCGAAACCACCCTCGCCGCCTTCAAGGGCCGCACCATTCACACCTATCACACCGAAGGGGCCGGTGGCGGGCACGCGCCGGACATCATCAAGGCCTGCGGGTTTGCCAACGTGCTGCCGAGTTCGACCAACCCGACCCGGCCGTTCACCCGCAACACCATCGACGAACACCTCGACATGCTGATGGTCTGCCACCACCTCGACCCGAGCATTGCCGAAGACGTTGCCTTCGCCGAGAGCCGCATCCGCCGCGAGACGATTGCCGCCGAAGACATCCTCCACGACCTCGGCGCGTTCTCGATGATCAGCTCCGACAGCCAGGCCATGGGCCGCGTCGGCGAAGTCATCACCCGCACCTGGCAGACCGCCGACAAAATGAAAAAACAGCGTGGACCGCTGCCCGGCGATGGCGCCGGCAACGACAACTTCCGCGCCAAGCGCTACATCGCCAAGTACACCATCAACCCGGCGATCACCCACGGCATCAGTCATGAAGTGGGTTCGGTAGAAGTGGGCAAATGGGCGGACCTGGTGCTCTGGCGCCCGGCATTTTTCGGCGTGAAACCGACGCTGATTCTCAAGGGCGGTGCCATTGCGGCCAGCCTGATGGGCGACGCCAACGCCTCGATTCCGACACCGCAACCGGTGCACTACCGTCCGATGTTCGCCAGCTTCGGCGGCTCGCTGCACGCCACCAGCATGACCTTCATCAGCCAGGCCGCACAGGATGCAGGCTTGCCCGAGGCGCTGGGTTTGAAGAAGAAAATCGCCGTGGCCAAAGGCTGCCGCGACGTGCAGAAAACCGACCTGATCCACAACGATTACCTGCCGAAAATCGACGTCGATCCGCAGACCTATCAGGTCAAGGCCGACGGCGTGTTGCTGTGGTGCGAGCCGGCAGACACCTTGCCAATGGCCCAGCGTTATTTCCTGTTCTGA
- a CDS encoding GNAT family N-acetyltransferase: protein MTYHIRDAVHADLPAIRDIYNDAVLNTTAIWNEQAVDLGNRQAWFSARQSQAYPILVIVDVDNTVLGYASFGDWRPFDGFRHTVEHSVYVRSDQRGNGLGPKLMDVLIERARGCGKHVMVAAIESGNAASIRLHERVGFITTGQMPQVGTKFGRWLDLTFMQLTLNPGAEPPSAHKE from the coding sequence ATGACTTACCACATCCGCGATGCCGTGCATGCCGATCTACCGGCCATCCGTGACATCTACAACGACGCGGTGCTCAACACCACGGCGATCTGGAACGAACAGGCGGTCGACCTCGGCAACCGCCAGGCCTGGTTCAGCGCCCGGCAGTCCCAGGCCTATCCGATCCTGGTGATCGTTGATGTCGACAACACGGTGCTCGGCTACGCCTCGTTCGGCGACTGGCGGCCTTTCGACGGTTTCCGTCACACCGTCGAACATTCGGTTTATGTGCGCAGCGACCAACGCGGCAACGGCCTCGGCCCGAAACTGATGGACGTGCTGATCGAACGCGCCAGGGGCTGCGGCAAACACGTGATGGTCGCGGCCATTGAAAGCGGTAACGCTGCCTCGATCCGTCTGCATGAACGCGTCGGCTTCATCACCACCGGGCAGATGCCCCAGGTGGGCACCAAGTTCGGCCGCTGGCTGGACCTGACATTCATGCAACTGACCCTCAACCCAGGCGCCGAGCCGCCAAGCGCCCACAAGGAGTAA
- a CDS encoding urease accessory protein UreD gives MTLLASGALFTPSWHAELELGYARFDNTTRPVQRRHKGPLRVQKHLYAEGPEVCQHIIVHPPGGIAGGDRLDISASVEGDAWAQITSPGAAKWYRAAGPAYQQLHLKVAAGATLEWLPQETIIFSAAQAQLSTCIDLEGDARLFYWDIVALGRPASGERFDLGHFQAQLDIRRDGQLLWHERQRIVGADGLLDSPIGLDGQPVFATLLVTGEIDSELLETCRTLPNDVRGDLTQLPGLLVARCLASEALLARGWLIDLWRLLRPALLGREAIPPRIWNT, from the coding sequence ATGACCCTTCTCGCTTCCGGCGCCTTGTTCACTCCCAGTTGGCACGCCGAACTGGAACTGGGCTATGCCCGGTTCGACAACACCACGCGCCCAGTCCAGCGCCGTCACAAGGGTCCGTTGCGGGTACAAAAACACCTTTATGCCGAAGGGCCAGAAGTCTGCCAGCACATCATTGTCCACCCGCCCGGCGGGATTGCCGGTGGCGATCGGCTGGACATCTCGGCCAGCGTCGAGGGCGATGCCTGGGCACAAATCACCAGCCCCGGCGCGGCCAAGTGGTATCGCGCTGCCGGCCCGGCCTATCAGCAGTTGCACTTGAAGGTGGCGGCCGGCGCGACACTGGAATGGCTGCCCCAGGAAACGATCATTTTCAGTGCGGCCCAGGCGCAGCTCAGTACCTGCATCGACCTTGAGGGCGATGCGCGGTTGTTCTACTGGGACATCGTGGCCCTGGGCCGGCCGGCCAGCGGCGAACGCTTCGATCTTGGGCACTTCCAGGCGCAACTGGACATCCGCCGCGACGGCCAGTTGCTCTGGCATGAACGCCAGCGCATTGTCGGGGCGGACGGTTTGCTTGATTCGCCCATCGGGCTCGACGGGCAACCGGTGTTTGCGACGTTGTTGGTGACGGGTGAAATTGATAGCGAGCTGCTGGAAACCTGCCGCACGCTGCCCAACGATGTGCGCGGGGATCTGACTCAGTTACCGGGCTTACTGGTTGCACGGTGCCTGGCGAGTGAAGCGCTGTTGGCGCGGGGGTGGCTTATCGATTTGTGGCGGTTGCTTAGGCCCGCGTTGCTTGGTCGCGAAGCAATACCTCCAAGAATATGGAACACCTGA